From the Rhodococcus sp. NBC_00297 genome, one window contains:
- the purS gene encoding phosphoribosylformylglycinamidine synthase subunit PurS, protein MARVVVDVMPKAEILDPQGQAIVGALPRLGFAGVSDVRQGKRFELEVGDDVDDATLDQIAETFLANTVIEEWKVTRL, encoded by the coding sequence GTGGCCCGTGTGGTTGTCGACGTCATGCCCAAAGCGGAAATTCTCGACCCCCAGGGACAGGCCATCGTCGGGGCGCTGCCGCGACTCGGTTTCGCCGGTGTCTCCGACGTCCGTCAGGGCAAGCGATTCGAGCTCGAGGTCGGCGACGACGTCGACGATGCGACTCTCGACCAGATCGCCGAGACCTTCCTGGCCAACACCGTCATCGAGGAATGGAAAGTGACCCGGCTGTGA
- the hglS gene encoding 2-oxoadipate dioxygenase/decarboxylase, with the protein MIPASDLRARFAVALSAMYGREVPAYTTLVEVATAVNADVVAREGAEAERLGTLHRVTAERHGAVRVGTVAELRDVARLFGGFGMHPVGFYDLRDAATPIPVVSTAFRPVDSIELARNPFRVFCSMLVVDDRRFFTADLEQRLSTALEARTLVPPDLVRLAVRAAEDGGLPEPEATTLVDGAVAVFELGTEPVDRAWYDELEAVSSVAADIGGVSSTHINHLTPRVLDIDDLYRRMAERGIEMIDRIQGPPRWAGPPVLLRQTSFRALAEPRLFRDASGATFSDRLRVRFGEVEARGVALTRRGREVYDTAMARVDGLSDEVAAREWAQHFPGTDQEMAERGLAYYLRTPDGLEPVVYEDFLPASAAGIFRSNLTSDGAVDTDAEGTSWSAESLSEALGMPIADPYDLYDAQVAAGSGDSGA; encoded by the coding sequence ATGATCCCGGCGTCCGATCTCCGCGCTCGTTTCGCAGTCGCCCTCTCGGCGATGTACGGCCGTGAGGTCCCGGCGTACACGACGCTGGTGGAGGTGGCGACCGCGGTGAACGCAGATGTGGTGGCTCGCGAGGGTGCCGAGGCCGAGCGCCTCGGCACCCTCCACCGCGTCACGGCGGAACGGCACGGAGCCGTCCGGGTGGGGACCGTCGCCGAGTTGCGCGACGTGGCACGACTGTTCGGGGGATTCGGCATGCACCCCGTCGGCTTCTACGATCTGCGTGACGCCGCCACCCCGATACCGGTGGTGTCCACGGCGTTCCGGCCCGTGGACTCGATCGAGCTGGCCCGCAACCCGTTCCGGGTGTTCTGCTCCATGCTCGTCGTCGACGACCGCAGATTCTTCACCGCCGATCTGGAGCAGCGACTCTCGACCGCACTCGAGGCGCGCACGCTCGTCCCGCCCGACCTGGTGCGCCTCGCGGTCCGTGCCGCCGAGGACGGCGGGTTACCGGAACCGGAGGCCACCACGCTCGTCGACGGCGCCGTCGCCGTTTTCGAACTCGGCACGGAGCCCGTCGATCGCGCCTGGTACGACGAGCTCGAAGCCGTGTCGTCGGTGGCCGCGGACATCGGCGGGGTGTCGTCGACGCACATCAACCACCTGACGCCGCGGGTGCTCGACATCGACGACCTGTACCGCCGCATGGCCGAGCGCGGTATCGAGATGATCGACAGGATCCAGGGACCCCCTCGGTGGGCCGGACCGCCGGTGCTGTTGCGCCAGACGTCGTTCCGAGCTCTCGCCGAACCTCGACTCTTTCGCGACGCGTCCGGTGCCACGTTCTCCGATCGGCTCCGCGTGCGCTTCGGAGAGGTGGAGGCACGGGGCGTCGCCCTCACCCGCCGCGGCCGGGAGGTGTACGACACCGCTATGGCGCGGGTGGACGGCCTCTCCGACGAGGTTGCTGCCCGGGAGTGGGCGCAGCACTTCCCCGGCACCGATCAGGAGATGGCGGAGCGCGGACTGGCCTACTACCTTCGCACGCCGGACGGGCTCGAACCCGTTGTCTACGAGGACTTCCTACCCGCGTCCGCCGCGGGGATCTTCCGGTCGAACCTCACCTCGGACGGCGCCGTGGACACCGATGCCGAGGGAACGAGCTGGTCGGCGGAGTCCCTGTCCGAGGCCCTCGGGATGCCGATCGCGGATCCCTACGACCTGTACGACGCGCAGGTCGCGGCCGGGTCAGGCGACAGCGGTGCGTGA
- a CDS encoding alpha-amylase family protein, whose translation MQDWVDHVIWWQVYPLGFVGAEAEAVDRTEHRLDRIEGWFDYLLELGCNGLALGPVFASETHGYDTVDHLRIDSRLGTDSDMDALIGAARAKGIRVLLDGVFNHVGRSHPQFVRAEQDGPDSDAGRWFRWKDGRPRTFEGHDLLVELNHDEPAVQEHVAQVMTHWLDRGVDGWRLDAAYAVSPAFWAAVLPRVREAHPDAWIVGEMIHGDYASYVRESGLDSITQYELWKATWSALKDANFFEFAHALGRHDELLPTFVPATFVGNHDVTRIASTLDDDDADIAAALLFFVAGTPTVYYGDEQGFRGIKEERVGGDDAIRPEFPATPDDLAPYGWPHYRRHQALIAMRRRFPWLHRAHAEVSGLENTAVTLTATDGTTTLVLSANIGDAPVPRPAGDIVAAADGVENDLRPHAWAVTVRP comes from the coding sequence ATGCAGGACTGGGTCGATCACGTCATCTGGTGGCAGGTGTACCCCCTCGGGTTCGTCGGCGCCGAGGCCGAGGCAGTGGACCGCACCGAACACCGACTCGACCGGATCGAGGGCTGGTTCGACTACCTCCTCGAGCTCGGGTGCAACGGCCTCGCACTCGGCCCGGTGTTCGCGTCGGAGACCCACGGCTACGACACCGTCGACCATCTCCGCATCGATTCCCGTCTGGGAACCGACAGCGACATGGACGCGCTCATCGGTGCGGCACGCGCCAAGGGCATCCGAGTTCTGCTCGACGGCGTCTTCAACCACGTCGGCAGGAGCCACCCGCAGTTCGTTCGTGCGGAGCAGGACGGGCCCGACTCGGACGCGGGGCGGTGGTTCCGCTGGAAGGACGGTCGGCCGCGCACGTTCGAGGGCCACGATCTGCTGGTCGAGTTGAACCACGACGAGCCGGCGGTGCAGGAGCACGTCGCACAGGTCATGACGCACTGGCTCGACCGCGGTGTCGACGGATGGCGGCTCGACGCGGCGTACGCGGTCTCACCGGCCTTCTGGGCGGCGGTGCTCCCCCGTGTGCGAGAGGCACATCCCGACGCCTGGATCGTCGGCGAGATGATCCACGGGGACTACGCGTCGTACGTGCGGGAGTCCGGACTCGACTCGATCACGCAGTACGAGCTGTGGAAGGCGACGTGGAGCGCCCTGAAGGACGCGAACTTCTTCGAGTTCGCCCACGCGCTGGGGCGCCACGACGAGTTGCTGCCCACGTTCGTTCCGGCGACGTTCGTCGGCAACCACGACGTCACCCGGATCGCGTCCACCCTCGACGACGACGATGCCGACATCGCCGCCGCACTGCTGTTCTTCGTGGCGGGAACGCCGACGGTGTACTACGGCGACGAGCAGGGATTCCGCGGGATCAAGGAGGAGCGGGTGGGTGGCGACGACGCCATCCGACCCGAGTTCCCGGCGACACCCGACGATCTGGCGCCGTACGGATGGCCACACTACCGGCGCCACCAGGCCCTGATCGCGATGCGGCGACGATTCCCGTGGCTGCACCGTGCGCACGCCGAGGTGTCCGGACTGGAGAACACCGCGGTCACCCTCACCGCGACGGACGGCACGACGACGCTGGTGCTGTCGGCGAACATCGGCGACGCACCCGTGCCTCGACCGGCCGGAGACATCGTGGCAGCAGCCGACGGAGTGGAGAACGACCTGCGGCCGCACGCCTGGGCGGTGACCGTCAGGCCGTGA
- a CDS encoding MBL fold metallo-hydrolase, protein MELTHFGHSCIQVSMAGSTVLFDPGAFSHGFEGITGLDAILITHQHADHVDTDRLPALLEANPDAALYADPQTADQLGDQWTAVNAGDVFSIGGVQVTGAGGTHATIHPDIPLIDNIAYLLGTPEQPGQLMHPGDSLFVPDVEIGVLALPAAAPWMKIGEGIDFLRAVSPRLAVPIHQAIVAPDARGIYYGMLSGLAGEGTEFRALEEETGTSL, encoded by the coding sequence ATGGAGCTGACTCACTTCGGACATTCGTGCATTCAGGTGTCGATGGCGGGATCGACGGTGCTGTTCGACCCCGGCGCCTTCTCTCACGGGTTCGAGGGCATCACCGGCCTCGACGCCATCCTGATCACGCACCAGCATGCGGACCACGTCGACACCGATCGGTTGCCGGCGCTCCTCGAAGCCAACCCCGACGCGGCGCTGTACGCGGACCCGCAGACGGCCGACCAGCTCGGGGATCAGTGGACCGCCGTGAACGCGGGAGACGTCTTCTCCATCGGGGGCGTGCAGGTGACGGGTGCGGGCGGCACGCACGCGACGATCCACCCGGACATCCCGCTGATCGACAACATCGCGTATCTCCTCGGCACGCCGGAACAGCCCGGGCAGCTGATGCATCCCGGCGACTCGCTGTTCGTTCCCGACGTGGAGATCGGCGTGCTGGCACTTCCCGCAGCGGCCCCGTGGATGAAGATCGGCGAGGGCATCGACTTCCTCCGCGCCGTCTCTCCGCGACTGGCCGTTCCCATCCACCAGGCCATCGTCGCGCCGGACGCGCGCGGCATCTACTACGGCATGCTGTCGGGCCTCGCGGGCGAAGGGACGGAGTTCCGTGCCCTGGAGGAGGAGACGGGCACGTCGCTCTAG
- a CDS encoding glutathione peroxidase, whose protein sequence is MTELQNVGISTLGGAPTSLEEYSGRAVLVVNVASKCGLTPQYTTLEKLAREYADRGLSVVGVPCNQFGGQEPGSAEEIETFCSTTYDVTFPLMEKVDVNGENRHPLYEILTQTADSEGNAGDVQWNFEKFLVSPDGEVVGRFRPRTEPDAPEVLAAIDKVLPVPTL, encoded by the coding sequence ATGACAGAACTGCAGAACGTCGGCATCAGCACTCTCGGCGGCGCTCCCACCTCGCTCGAGGAGTACAGCGGCCGCGCGGTGCTCGTGGTCAACGTCGCCTCGAAGTGTGGCCTGACCCCGCAGTACACGACGCTCGAGAAGCTGGCCCGCGAGTACGCGGACCGCGGACTCTCGGTCGTGGGCGTTCCCTGCAACCAGTTCGGTGGCCAGGAGCCCGGCTCGGCCGAGGAGATCGAGACGTTCTGCTCCACGACGTACGACGTCACCTTCCCGCTGATGGAGAAGGTCGACGTCAACGGCGAGAACAGGCACCCGCTCTACGAGATCCTGACGCAGACCGCGGACTCCGAGGGGAACGCGGGAGACGTGCAGTGGAACTTCGAGAAGTTCCTCGTCTCGCCGGACGGCGAGGTCGTGGGCCGATTCCGCCCCCGCACCGAACCGGACGCCCCCGAGGTTCTCGCGGCGATCGACAAGGTGCTGCCCGTTCCGACTCTCTGA
- a CDS encoding TetR/AcrR family transcriptional regulator: protein MNITEPTTRPPRSEVRERIIASAMTEFGRRGYADATLDAIAEQAGFTKGAVYSNFGSKEGLFYELMDRQVLGRARMSVDLLAELPSDLRDAQRVLSTRLTEAISNNRDWHLLFMDYWSRALRDPEVGARFAQHRAQLRAAVTDAVVSVTESSGATLHVPAEWVTFVILALSNGLAVEELAQPGIVPPQLMGEVVGRLLHIP, encoded by the coding sequence GTGAACATCACCGAGCCGACCACGCGCCCCCCTCGCAGCGAGGTTCGCGAGCGAATCATCGCGTCCGCGATGACGGAGTTCGGTCGACGCGGGTACGCCGACGCCACCCTCGATGCCATCGCCGAGCAGGCCGGGTTCACCAAGGGCGCGGTCTACTCGAACTTCGGTTCCAAGGAGGGGCTGTTCTACGAGCTGATGGACCGGCAGGTGCTCGGTCGGGCGCGGATGTCGGTCGACCTGCTCGCCGAGCTCCCCTCCGACCTGCGGGACGCCCAGCGGGTGCTGAGTACCCGTCTCACGGAGGCGATCTCGAACAATCGCGACTGGCATCTGCTGTTCATGGACTACTGGTCGAGGGCCCTTCGCGATCCCGAGGTGGGTGCCCGCTTCGCCCAGCACCGGGCGCAGCTCCGGGCGGCGGTCACCGACGCCGTCGTCAGTGTCACCGAGAGCTCCGGAGCGACGTTGCACGTTCCCGCGGAGTGGGTCACGTTCGTCATCCTGGCGCTCAGCAACGGTCTGGCCGTCGAGGAACTCGCCCAGCCGGGCATCGTGCCCCCGCAACTGATGGGCGAGGTCGTCGGGCGCCTCCTGCACATCCCCTGA
- a CDS encoding helix-turn-helix domain-containing protein, producing the protein MDDFDGVISAIGPRLRALRVAADVTLAAVSERTGIPVSTLSRLESGQRKPSLELLLPLAKVYDVPLDDIVDAPETGDPRVQFTPVTTNGVTVVPLTRRAGGLQAFKQIVPGDRYEENPRLGSHEGYHWIYVLNGKLRLILGDKDLVLGPGEVAEFDTHLPHWFGSADRRPVEYLGIFGPQGERMHVKATYSGR; encoded by the coding sequence ATGGACGACTTCGACGGTGTGATCAGTGCGATCGGTCCGCGCTTGCGCGCTCTCCGCGTCGCGGCGGACGTGACCCTGGCCGCGGTGTCCGAACGCACGGGCATCCCGGTGAGCACGCTCTCCCGGCTCGAATCGGGGCAACGCAAGCCCAGCCTCGAGCTGTTGCTGCCGTTGGCCAAGGTGTACGACGTTCCCTTGGACGACATCGTCGACGCCCCCGAGACCGGAGATCCGCGGGTGCAGTTCACGCCGGTCACGACGAACGGCGTCACCGTCGTCCCGCTGACGCGCCGGGCGGGCGGGTTGCAGGCGTTCAAGCAGATCGTCCCCGGAGATCGCTACGAGGAGAACCCGCGGTTGGGGTCTCACGAGGGTTATCACTGGATCTACGTGCTGAACGGGAAGCTACGACTCATCCTGGGCGACAAGGACCTGGTGCTGGGTCCGGGTGAGGTGGCCGAATTCGACACTCACCTTCCGCACTGGTTCGGCAGCGCCGACCGCCGGCCCGTCGAGTACCTGGGAATCTTCGGACCGCAGGGCGAACGGATGCACGTGAAGGCGACGTATTCGGGGCGCTGA
- the purQ gene encoding phosphoribosylformylglycinamidine synthase subunit PurQ, translating to MTRLEDRPASGLPARIGVITFPGTLDDIDASRAVTLAGGEAVSLWHGDADLKNVDAIVVPGGFSYGDYLRAGAIARFAPVMDAVIDAAKGGMPVLGICNGFQVLCEAGLLPGALTRNANLHFTCRDQWLTVESTSSAWSSRYEAGAEILVPLKSGEGRFQASEAVLDELEGEGRVVFRYSGDNPNGSQRSVAGISSADGRIVGLMPHPEHATEALTGPSDDGLGIFYSALDAIVTA from the coding sequence GTGACTCGCCTCGAAGATCGACCGGCCTCCGGCCTTCCCGCCCGGATCGGTGTGATCACCTTCCCCGGCACGCTGGACGACATCGACGCCTCGCGCGCGGTCACGCTCGCAGGTGGTGAGGCCGTCAGCCTCTGGCACGGCGACGCAGATCTGAAGAACGTCGACGCCATCGTCGTCCCCGGCGGTTTCTCCTACGGCGACTACCTGCGCGCCGGCGCCATCGCGCGCTTCGCCCCCGTCATGGATGCGGTCATCGACGCAGCGAAGGGCGGCATGCCCGTCCTCGGTATCTGCAACGGCTTCCAGGTGCTGTGCGAGGCCGGACTCCTGCCCGGCGCCCTCACCCGGAACGCCAACCTCCACTTCACGTGTCGCGATCAGTGGCTCACGGTCGAGAGCACGTCCTCGGCGTGGTCCTCGCGGTACGAGGCGGGCGCCGAGATCCTCGTTCCGCTCAAGTCCGGTGAGGGTCGCTTTCAGGCGTCCGAGGCGGTCCTGGACGAACTCGAGGGCGAGGGACGCGTCGTGTTCCGCTACTCGGGTGACAACCCGAACGGTTCGCAGCGGTCCGTCGCGGGCATCTCGTCCGCCGACGGACGCATCGTGGGACTCATGCCGCACCCCGAGCACGCCACCGAGGCCCTCACGGGCCCCAGCGACGACGGCCTCGGCATCTTCTACTCTGCGCTGGACGCGATCGTCACGGCCTGA
- a CDS encoding FAD-dependent oxidoreductase — protein MTSHHHVDADVIVLGGGSAGLSAALMLGRARRRVLVLDNGTPRNAPASHMHGVLGRDHTSPLDYLKNGRADLERYDVTIVDATVTALGGHVGHFSATTDDGRAFSARRIVVTTGLTDLLPPVDGLAERWGRDVVQCPYCDGWEIQDRRIGVLSTGPFSIHHASMWRQWTENLTFFTDGGPLADEDREKFTARGIEIVEHKVTAVLAGEDRLRAVGLADGTEVAVDALAVGLRFTARSELLGSLGLTTVPHATGLGDVVEVDSFGATTVAGVWAAGNVTDPSATVIASTAQGALAGAHVNANLIAEEFDQAVQAGRPRPALDGHFWDELYRESDKRWSGNPNPTLVQYAEHLSPGRAVDVGSGEGADAVWLAERGWTVTGVDISEVAVERARGLHDGVIWLAQDLLTDPLPPHSTDLLTLHYFGILRSGPADGLARLVDTVAPGGTLLMVGHTPSPGHRWAGFDPSDFHSPHSVAESLDPAEWTVTVDETRPRLVEAAPGTPHVSDDILVAVRVPERVGQR, from the coding sequence ATGACCTCACACCACCACGTCGACGCCGACGTCATCGTCCTCGGCGGCGGGTCCGCCGGACTGTCCGCCGCACTCATGCTCGGCCGCGCCCGCCGGCGAGTCCTGGTTCTGGACAACGGAACTCCTCGCAACGCGCCCGCGTCACACATGCACGGCGTGCTGGGTAGGGACCACACCTCGCCGCTCGACTACCTGAAGAACGGCCGAGCCGACCTCGAGCGGTACGACGTCACGATCGTCGACGCCACGGTCACCGCACTCGGCGGTCACGTCGGGCACTTCTCCGCGACCACGGACGACGGACGCGCCTTCTCGGCGCGGCGCATCGTGGTGACGACCGGACTCACCGATCTGCTCCCGCCCGTCGACGGTCTGGCGGAACGCTGGGGTCGGGACGTCGTGCAGTGCCCCTACTGCGACGGGTGGGAGATCCAAGATCGCCGCATCGGCGTCCTGAGCACCGGGCCGTTCAGCATCCATCACGCCTCGATGTGGCGGCAGTGGACAGAGAACCTGACCTTCTTCACCGACGGCGGACCTCTGGCGGACGAGGATCGCGAGAAGTTCACCGCGCGCGGCATCGAGATCGTCGAGCACAAGGTCACCGCGGTGCTCGCCGGCGAGGATCGTCTTCGTGCGGTCGGGCTGGCCGACGGGACCGAGGTCGCGGTCGACGCTCTCGCCGTGGGACTGCGCTTCACCGCTCGCAGTGAACTTCTCGGATCGCTCGGCCTCACCACAGTGCCGCACGCGACCGGACTCGGCGACGTCGTCGAGGTCGATTCCTTCGGTGCCACCACCGTGGCGGGAGTGTGGGCGGCGGGCAACGTCACCGACCCGTCGGCCACGGTCATCGCCTCCACCGCGCAGGGAGCCCTTGCCGGCGCTCATGTGAACGCGAACCTCATCGCCGAGGAGTTCGACCAGGCGGTCCAGGCAGGGCGACCACGTCCGGCGTTGGACGGGCACTTCTGGGACGAGTTGTACCGGGAGTCGGACAAGCGGTGGAGCGGCAATCCCAACCCGACGCTGGTCCAGTATGCGGAGCACCTCTCCCCCGGACGTGCCGTCGACGTCGGATCGGGTGAGGGCGCCGACGCGGTGTGGCTGGCCGAGCGCGGCTGGACCGTCACGGGAGTCGACATCTCCGAGGTCGCCGTCGAGCGAGCGCGCGGACTCCACGACGGTGTGATCTGGCTGGCACAGGACCTGCTGACCGATCCGCTGCCGCCGCACTCCACGGATCTGCTGACGCTGCACTACTTCGGCATCCTGCGGTCCGGGCCGGCGGACGGGCTCGCGCGCCTCGTCGACACCGTCGCTCCCGGCGGGACGCTGCTCATGGTCGGCCACACCCCGTCGCCCGGACACCGCTGGGCAGGGTTCGATCCGTCGGACTTCCACAGCCCCCACTCCGTCGCCGAGTCCCTCGACCCCGCCGAGTGGACCGTCACGGTCGACGAGACGCGTCCACGACTGGTGGAGGCAGCACCCGGAACCCCCCACGTCTCCGACGACATCCTGGTGGCCGTCCGGGTGCCGGAACGGGTCGGACAGCGATAG
- a CDS encoding FAD-binding dehydrogenase, with protein MGIRECDVVVVGAGLAGLVATAELVEAGKRVILLDQENEANLGGQAFWSFGGLFLVDSPEQRRLGVKDSYELALQDWMGSAGFDRPEDEWPRQWAEAYVAFAAGEKRSWLRERGWKIFPVVGWAERGGYGPTGHGNSVPRFHLTWGTGPGLVEIFERIVRDGIDRGSVIPAFRHRVDEVVVTDGVATGVRGAVLEPTDVARGVTSSRTVVGDFEIRAGAVLVTSGGIGGNWDLVQKNWPKRMGRTPSHMLSGVPAHVDGRMLEISRAAGGNIINEDRMWHYTEGITNWDSVWPNHGIRILPGPSSLWLDASGQQLPAPLFPGFDTLGTLEHIVSTGHDYTWFLLDQKIIEKEFGLSGQEQNPDLTGRDLRKLLERVRPGAPGPVEAFKQKGVDFVVADTVAELVAGMNKIGDVTLDAAEVEKLVVARDREMVNDFSKDLSVSAIHAARNYRGDRLARIATPHKLLDETGRAAAGPLIAVKLHLLTRKSLGGLQTDLNSRVLRVDGTPFPGLYAAGEVAGFGGGGVHGYRSLEGTFLGGCIFSGRAAGRALRR; from the coding sequence ATGGGGATACGAGAGTGCGATGTCGTCGTGGTCGGTGCGGGTCTCGCAGGACTGGTCGCGACAGCGGAACTGGTCGAGGCGGGCAAGCGCGTGATCCTGCTCGATCAGGAGAACGAGGCGAACCTCGGCGGCCAGGCGTTCTGGTCGTTCGGCGGGCTGTTTCTCGTGGACAGCCCGGAGCAGCGTCGTCTCGGCGTCAAGGACTCCTACGAACTCGCCCTGCAGGACTGGATGGGATCAGCCGGCTTCGACCGTCCCGAGGACGAGTGGCCTCGCCAGTGGGCCGAGGCCTACGTCGCCTTCGCGGCGGGGGAGAAGCGCTCCTGGTTGCGCGAGCGCGGCTGGAAGATCTTCCCGGTCGTCGGGTGGGCCGAACGCGGCGGCTACGGCCCCACCGGCCACGGCAACTCCGTGCCGCGATTCCATCTCACCTGGGGTACCGGGCCGGGACTGGTGGAGATCTTCGAACGCATCGTGCGGGACGGTATCGACCGCGGCAGCGTGATCCCTGCCTTCCGGCACCGGGTCGACGAGGTGGTGGTCACCGACGGTGTCGCGACCGGTGTACGCGGCGCCGTCCTGGAGCCGACCGACGTCGCCCGCGGCGTGACGTCCTCCCGCACCGTGGTGGGGGACTTCGAGATCCGGGCCGGCGCGGTGCTGGTGACCTCCGGCGGCATCGGCGGCAACTGGGACCTGGTGCAAAAGAACTGGCCGAAGCGCATGGGCCGCACCCCCTCTCACATGCTCTCGGGCGTACCGGCGCACGTCGACGGTCGGATGCTGGAGATCTCGCGTGCCGCGGGCGGGAACATCATCAACGAGGACCGCATGTGGCACTACACGGAGGGCATCACCAACTGGGACTCCGTGTGGCCGAACCACGGCATCCGCATCCTGCCGGGTCCGTCGTCGCTGTGGCTCGACGCGTCGGGTCAGCAGCTACCGGCGCCGCTGTTCCCCGGCTTCGACACGCTCGGCACTCTCGAACACATCGTGTCGACGGGACACGACTACACGTGGTTCCTCCTCGACCAGAAGATCATCGAGAAGGAGTTCGGACTCTCCGGTCAGGAGCAGAATCCGGATCTCACCGGCCGCGATCTGCGCAAGCTTCTCGAGCGAGTCCGTCCCGGCGCACCCGGCCCCGTCGAGGCCTTCAAGCAGAAGGGCGTCGACTTCGTCGTCGCCGACACGGTGGCCGAACTGGTCGCCGGCATGAACAAGATCGGTGACGTCACGCTCGACGCCGCCGAGGTCGAGAAATTGGTCGTCGCGCGAGACCGCGAGATGGTCAACGACTTCAGCAAGGACCTCTCGGTCTCGGCGATCCACGCGGCGCGCAACTATCGAGGCGATCGCCTGGCGCGCATCGCCACACCGCACAAGCTGCTCGACGAGACCGGGCGTGCCGCAGCGGGTCCGCTGATCGCCGTCAAGTTGCACCTTCTGACGCGAAAGTCGCTGGGCGGGTTGCAGACCGACCTGAACTCCCGGGTGCTTCGAGTCGACGGCACGCCGTTCCCGGGGCTCTACGCGGCCGGCGAGGTCGCCGGCTTCGGTGGCGGCGGTGTGCACGGGTACCGCTCGCTCGAAGGCACATTCCTCGGGGGGTGCATCTTCTCCGGACGTGCCGCGGGACGCGCCCTGCGGCGCTAG
- a CDS encoding DUF2334 domain-containing protein yields MSARLIVSVSGIRDETRDAAAEFAAEMDRRDIELSLLVAPRLKDKYRLTRDTETQDWLRMRRDHGDALVLHGYDQAATKRRRAEFATLPAHEAQLRLRAADRVMEEIGMRTRVFAPPRWVASPGAVSALPTVGFRVFAGLAGIQDLERGTTVRGRVHGIGEGFGTGSGGYVWEPGSTEPWWCRALVMGAGRTARRGGVVRLSVSAKQLGRPGPRAAMLDAVDLARFHGATSARYEWVPRSRTAVA; encoded by the coding sequence ATGAGTGCACGTCTGATCGTGTCCGTGTCCGGTATCCGCGACGAGACCCGCGACGCCGCCGCCGAGTTCGCCGCGGAGATGGATCGCCGCGACATCGAGTTGTCGCTTCTCGTGGCCCCGCGGTTGAAGGACAAGTACCGCCTCACGCGCGACACCGAGACGCAGGACTGGCTGCGCATGCGCCGCGATCACGGAGACGCACTGGTCCTGCACGGATACGACCAGGCGGCCACCAAGCGGCGTCGTGCCGAGTTCGCGACCCTCCCGGCTCACGAGGCGCAGCTGCGGTTGCGCGCCGCGGACCGGGTCATGGAGGAGATCGGCATGCGCACCCGCGTGTTCGCACCGCCCCGCTGGGTAGCCTCACCGGGTGCGGTGTCCGCCCTTCCCACGGTCGGGTTCCGTGTCTTCGCCGGGCTCGCCGGCATCCAGGACCTCGAGCGGGGCACCACGGTGCGCGGTCGGGTCCACGGTATCGGTGAGGGCTTCGGCACCGGATCCGGTGGCTACGTCTGGGAGCCCGGGTCCACGGAACCGTGGTGGTGCCGCGCGCTCGTCATGGGTGCCGGCCGTACGGCTCGCCGCGGCGGCGTGGTGCGACTGTCGGTGAGCGCCAAGCAGCTCGGCCGTCCGGGCCCCCGTGCCGCCATGCTCGACGCGGTGGACCTGGCGCGCTTCCACGGTGCGACGTCGGCCCGCTACGAGTGGGTTCCGCGCTCACGCACCGCTGTCGCCTGA
- a CDS encoding SIMPL domain-containing protein — protein sequence MTWTRSTSKVIGSAALLAVVAATAACGTGESGASATDTPPGISVSGVGEIQGTPDTLTAQIGVETTADDVTTAIDEANTAVTAVTEAIAAAGVDRADIQTRQVSIDPQYADGFGGGTSTISGYRASNILGVTVRDLSRASAVLGDATRAGGNATRVSGVSFRIDDDSDLIADARSRAFADARDRAEQYASLAGSDLGKVLSITENITGQESAPSFDRSSASSAVPIEPGQQTVSVSVNVQWALG from the coding sequence ATGACGTGGACCAGGAGTACCTCGAAGGTCATCGGATCTGCCGCCCTGCTGGCCGTCGTGGCGGCGACCGCGGCATGCGGGACCGGGGAGTCCGGTGCGTCGGCCACCGACACACCGCCGGGGATCTCCGTGTCCGGGGTCGGCGAGATCCAGGGCACCCCGGACACTCTCACCGCTCAGATCGGTGTCGAGACGACGGCGGACGACGTGACGACGGCGATCGACGAGGCGAACACCGCGGTGACTGCGGTGACCGAGGCGATCGCCGCTGCCGGAGTGGACCGCGCGGACATCCAGACCCGCCAGGTGTCCATCGACCCGCAGTATGCCGACGGGTTCGGGGGCGGAACCTCCACGATCTCCGGCTACCGGGCGTCGAACATCCTCGGTGTGACCGTGCGCGACCTGTCGCGAGCGTCGGCGGTGCTGGGCGACGCCACCCGCGCAGGTGGGAACGCGACCCGAGTGTCCGGCGTGTCCTTCCGCATCGACGACGATTCCGACCTCATCGCCGACGCTCGGTCACGGGCATTCGCGGACGCTCGCGACCGAGCCGAGCAGTACGCGTCCCTGGCGGGAAGCGATCTAGGTAAAGTCCTGTCGATCACCGAGAACATCACCGGCCAGGAGTCGGCGCCCAGCTTCGACAGAAGCTCCGCCTCGTCCGCGGTGCCGATCGAGCCGGGGCAGCAGACCGTCAGCGTCTCGGTGAACGTGCAGTGGGCGCTGGGATGA